A window from candidate division WOR-3 bacterium encodes these proteins:
- the smpB gene encoding SsrA-binding protein SmpB, producing MSDLKKMISKNRRAFHDYTILDKIEAGIVLEGSEVKSLRNGACSLGEGYVKIIDGEAYLSSVLIPVYDKSSFYQPDPKRNRKLLLSRREIFKLKAKIEQQGLTAIPLMMYFNSRNIVKVQIGVARGKKLYDKREAVKKADVERDIRRKKWE from the coding sequence ATGAGTGATTTAAAGAAAATGATATCAAAAAATAGACGGGCTTTTCACGATTACACTATTCTGGATAAAATTGAAGCCGGTATCGTTCTCGAAGGATCGGAAGTGAAGTCTCTCCGCAACGGGGCATGCAGCTTGGGTGAAGGTTACGTGAAGATTATCGACGGTGAAGCATACCTTTCGTCGGTATTGATACCTGTTTACGACAAATCATCCTTTTACCAGCCCGACCCGAAAAGGAATCGTAAATTGCTTTTGAGCAGAAGAGAAATTTTCAAACTGAAAGCGAAGATCGAGCAGCAGGGGTTGACCGCTATCCCCCTGATGATGTATTTCAATTCGAGAAATATTGTCAAAGTCCAAATTGGAGTGGCGAGAGGAAAAAAATTGTACGACAAGAGGGAAGCTGTTAAAAAGGCTGACGTTGAGAGGGATATCAGGAGAAAAAAATGGGAATAG
- a CDS encoding glutamate racemase translates to MDPRPVGIFDSGVGGLTVVREVRKILGTEDIVYFGDTARVPYGNKSRDTIIRFAKEDIDFLLSKDVKIIIAACNTVSSIAIDELKHQCDVTIIGVLGPGAKEAIKVTKNNRVGVIGTNATISSGAYSEHIKKLNEKTKVFTQACPLFVPLVEEGWENTEIALMTAKIYLSHLAASDIDTLVLGCTHYPLLKNTIKQVMGRNVTLVDSAQEVSKVLAETLRSENILNRAEKPGTVGYYLSDIPPNFIGIAERFLGEKIDYLERINV, encoded by the coding sequence ATAGATCCGAGACCCGTTGGCATATTCGATTCTGGTGTCGGGGGGCTTACTGTAGTCCGCGAAGTGAGAAAAATTCTCGGAACTGAGGATATAGTATATTTCGGCGATACAGCGAGAGTTCCTTACGGCAATAAATCAAGAGACACTATCATAAGATTCGCGAAAGAAGACATCGATTTTCTTCTATCCAAAGACGTCAAAATTATCATAGCCGCCTGCAACACAGTTTCGTCTATAGCGATTGACGAGTTGAAACATCAATGTGACGTGACTATTATAGGTGTGCTTGGCCCCGGCGCTAAAGAAGCTATAAAGGTGACGAAAAACAACAGAGTCGGGGTAATCGGAACAAACGCCACCATATCGAGCGGAGCTTATTCTGAACACATAAAGAAATTGAACGAGAAGACAAAAGTGTTCACCCAGGCTTGCCCGTTGTTTGTACCTTTGGTTGAAGAAGGCTGGGAAAACACAGAAATAGCTCTCATGACAGCGAAAATCTACCTTTCGCATCTCGCCGCGAGCGATATCGACACGCTTGTCTTGGGTTGCACTCATTACCCCCTTCTCAAAAACACCATTAAACAAGTTATGGGGCGGAATGTTACTCTGGTCGATTCAGCTCAGGAAGTCTCAAAAGTTTTGGCGGAAACTCTGAGGTCTGAGAATATTTTGAACCGCGCCGAAAAACCCGGAACGGTTGGATACTATCTGAGCGATATTCCTCCGAATTTCATAGGTATTGCAGAGAGATTTTTAGGTGAGAAAATCGACTATCTGGAGAGGATAAATGTGTAA
- a CDS encoding YhbY family RNA-binding protein yields the protein METKKRKELIADASKLKPLFNIGKSGLSRVFIEEIDKALGAREIIKIEVNRNSFLEAKNVAEELSTATGSEIVLVIGRKIILYRENQERDE from the coding sequence ATGGAAACAAAGAAAAGAAAAGAACTCATAGCTGACGCTTCCAAATTAAAACCATTATTCAACATAGGCAAGTCCGGACTTTCGAGGGTTTTTATAGAGGAAATAGATAAAGCGCTGGGCGCGAGGGAGATAATCAAAATTGAAGTCAACAGAAATTCCTTTTTGGAGGCAAAAAATGTCGCTGAAGAATTATCCACGGCGACAGGTTCTGAGATTGTCCTTGTCATAGGAAGAAAAATAATACTCTACAGGGAAAACCAAGAACGAGATGAGTGA